Genomic segment of Mercurialis annua linkage group LG6, ddMerAnnu1.2, whole genome shotgun sequence:
ATATAAGATCTtcataaatgaatttattttaaatatatatacttatatagtcATATTAGTTCAAATAATCCAATGATAATCATCTTCCTTATCCAATATTTTTCTCATAAACATCATTGAGAACCATGATACGTTGTCAATTGAAGAACAATCATGTGGTTCAGGTAATCATTCtacaattaaattttgaaattgtaGTTATGTATCTTTTTTAGTCTAAACTATGAAATGTTCTTAATGTATcccaattatttttaaatatttcaacacTCAAACTAATTTGTCCATTTTTTAATTAACCATTATCATATATGAAATCAAAATATCTATTTTCCTTTTCATctatattatgtttttaaatttggaattagAAATCCTCTTATTGCAATACTATTTGAAAAACAAGTcatgttaatattttaataattaatttttttctcatttacTATTCAATAAAGCATGCTCTGGTTATTAGTCTTTTTCCTTCATTCTGTTAGACGTGCAACTGaggtgaaaatatttaaaattataaatttgtacATTCAGAAACAATGTATATAATTCACATTTCATTACAAGTAGTAGCTACATAGAAATTTATaagaatatgtaaaaaaataattgaagagatgaaaaaataaatgtggtacaaaaaatattaaaaatataaaatagactAAATCTATTTTGGGTTCTTAAACTATACAATTTTAGTTCATTAGATCCCTCAATTTCTATTTGGCTTCCtcaaatccttaaatttttattttttggtcaaTTGAGTtcttaaacttttgttttttgtattattgggtgtctaaattttttatttttgtggttCATTTGGtccttaaatgatttttgtttaaggacctaatgaaaaaaaaacaaaaatttagagATTTGAGAAAGCAACATAGAAATTGAGGGATATGATAAACCAAAACAACATAATTTAGGGACTTCAAAATGAATTTagccaataaaatataaaagtgtatcATAGTTATTACTATTTTGAAACAATTCATTATTCAGAttacattaaatatttattctattttattttattagtttccAAGTTATGAACTTTAAAGTTTTTAggaattatttatattattattttaaaattaaattgtaattaaaattatatataaatttaattacgcgcaaatgcgcgggcttCCGACTAGTGTATAGTATAATATAATGAGCTTCTGTGCTCTTTTCTTAAGCTAATGGATtggcataaatatatatatacacacacgttTTAATAGTAGCTCAATTATGCactttaattctaattttaattagtcgtctgtAGTTTAAATGGagactaattttaaattttacgaaatcttactcaaacatttaataaaatataaaacgaataaaaatataatttttattcgcatccgacttatattttaattttaataaatcctgcatggaagatttattaggtctaaaCCAATCTCACTTGACTAAAATTACTACGTCCAAATTCCATACAAttttgacggtagcttcgtcaaattattccGCGAGTATTGACATCAAAATTATCCATTcggaatttataaattattttattttaatttgaactaactaattatatttaattagttaacaATTCAaagtaattaaagaaaaaacattAGAGACTAAACcgtattctttttatttcttcctTTGCACACATCACCGCCAcatccttttcttttgcttttctttttatttttttaatataaatatatacctTTTAATATAACGTCAAAACTCCCGAATTTCGACATTCTAATTTCGGAGTTTTATCCGAAACTTTTAACTCTCCAATAAAAgatgtatattgatatattaattatcaacaTATTTCCTTATACAACACCTAATAATACTTtcctttattttttcttattctataattcataatttttaattcattaaaatcCTATAAATACGACATACTTTTCGggatattaataaatttaatttatttttaaatttaatttacatacttCCGGCTGTCAAAATTTTGACACGTGGCCTATTCAGACGATTAAAATATACAGAGTGTTACACCCAATCTGTATAGTTTTCAGTATATGAACTCAATCGTTAAAAGTGGGTATTTAGATAATAAAGGGAAGTTTAGGAGAAtacctaaaaaactaaaatatttgtaaatttacctcaaaaattgaaagtttataagcgtacctaaaaaaaaaatttatttttttactctgcaatttatttttttactccgcagtttcaaacagtttcaaatacagtttctaatagagtttcaaacggtttataacggtttcataaaaatagagtttcaaacggtttcaaatacagtttcaaaaaatacaattttaaactgttttataaaaacgtttcaaatagagtttctaatagagtttcaaacggtttcaaatagagtttctaatagagtttcaaacggtttataacagtttcataaaaatagagtttcaaacggtttcaaatacagtttctaatagagtttcaaatggtttataacagagtatttttaaaaaactttgacatttttgaaaccgtttataatacagtttcaaatagtttaaaaaaacggagtatttctACAAATTTTttcaaagtaaaaaaataaatttcggagtaaaaaaataaatttttcgaaaaaaaggtagacaaataatttttcaaaaaacggagtatttttgcaaatattttaaaaacggagtattttctgCAAATTTCTCGATAATAAAGGGTCAACATAGCCTTCAACAAGTATCCAACATTGTCAACTCCAGACGATGTACAATATCTGCATTACAGGATATTTGCGAAGATATCTAGCATCTGAAAACATCCTTCACAGAGGTCTTTTTCCAGTTCGTTCCGAGAACCCAGAACTCAGAAGCACACAAATGGGCccaacatataaaacattgtATTCTTATTTAATCCTTACATATGTTAGCTATTAGCCTGTATTGCTTTTTCATTAATATATCTCCGGAAAAAAAAACATGGCCTTCAATTTCTGTcatcaattttatttcaactttttggataaattatatccaaaatttgtatttttgaagtcaaataagttattaaagtcaattaaacttttaaatttgtatttcagGGTCAAATAAGTTCATATAATATTAGAGTTATTTGgtctaaataaaaagagttttaaGTCTAATTgagttataaaattaaaataaacttattctatcgaaaatataaattttgagtttgattaacttaaaaaatttaaatgaatttatttgattCCGAGATGCCAGTTTGATGGCCGCGCGTTTTGTCctttttttgataatatttcAACCGGTAAATAAGAGAACACATAAGCATAATATCCATGACACGTCGTCCCAACCAAAAAGAAGTTGATTACGTGGACTAAACTTCACCTTGTCAtccctcttcttcttcttcactctTCAATCTTCTCCCATTCTGTTGTTTTGGAAtaacaaaaatgtcaaaattacTGTTATTCCACTCTCCACACTTACCACCAATCTACCACACTCGAACAATTACTTCACTCCTCTCCTCCTCCACTAAACCCTATCTCCACCTCCCTCCGCCACACTCCGCCGCGTACCACCGCCCTTCCATTTCCCCCTCTGTTTTTCATTCTTTTTCGCCGTTTCTTTCTAGGAACTTCTCGACTCCTAGGGCTTTCGATTCTTCTTCCGAGGATGCGGAAAAGGAATTATCAGCTGAACCTGAAAATGTTAATAAGATTAACAAAGAAGATTATCCAACTGGTGAATTTGAATTCAAACAAATTGGACCGTTGAATCGTTTTCTTGTGAAAATTAAAATGCTCTTTGCATTCCCTTGGCAGCGCGTTCGCAAGGGTAGCGTTTTAACCATGAAACTCCGCGGCCAGGTTTTCTATTGTTATTTCTTTAATTGTCTGATTATATTAAACCGTCGTGctatgtcatatttacaacaatgTAAATATCTCACATATATAAAGAAGTTAATAAGCATTTGCAATAaagaatttttaattaattatttttttatcattaaaacgttttattggtttgttgcacgaatgacatgttGTCTTGTATAATCTTCCttaattgattagttatatTTTACTTTTGCAGATAGCTGATCAGCTGAAGAGCCGTTTCTCATCAGAATTATCATTGCCACAAATttgtgaaaattttataaaagctGCTTATGATCCTCGCATTTCCGGAATCTACCTTCATATTGAGTCTCTCAACTGTGGTTGGGCTAAAGTTGAAGAAATTTACAGACATATTTTGGATTACAAGAAATCTGGTATAAAAACAAACCTTAATAGGATTATATCTACCACATTTTGTATTACATTAATGTTACAACTGTATGTTTGTGATGAAACTGTAAATTGTCATTTTGTTACTTGGTTAGGTTGAAAAATGTCGTATCTGTGATATTTGCGCAGGTAAATTTATTGTTTGCTATGTCCCTGCTTGTAGAGAGAAAGAGTATTACCTTGCCTGTGGCTGCGATGAGATTTATGTCCCTCCCAGCGCTTACTTCTCGCTATACGGTTTAACGGTTTCAGCATCATTTCTTGGAGGTTTGTGTGCTGATTTTTGCAAGATATTGCTTCAATAATTTCTTTGTTTGAGATTGCACCAATTATAGAAATCAGTAGtttaatgattttgattatttgatttagtTCAGGGATTGACTTTCTTAAATTGACCCAAACAAAAAATATCTTTCATAAAGATGGTATCATCTGTCATTTGAACAGATTCCATACAAAGTTACAATTGGAAGTCTCATCACAGTAATGTGATGATAAATTTTGTGCACCAGTGTGGTTGTCATATAAATTCAGTAACTGGTATACAGTGACTAGTGCTAGTAGCATTACTCGGACTTAACATCTAAAAGCTCGATTCAGCGGCCTAAACTGTTCAACGCTTTCTCAGCTGaaggctgaaatctctaaaaacactGTAGTTCGGATGGTGGTGATTTTGGCATTAATTGTATTCAAGGCTAAACATTGACTAGTGTTGACTGTGCTTCTTGAAGATGTTCACCTGGTTGATACTTTGTGTCTAGAAATTCTTTGTTTCAATTTGCTTGCACATAAATGCTCCTTAGTGCACAAAAATCACTCAAGTCCAACTGGgaagaaaaatagaaatttaccTTTCAATATGCCTTTCAATTTTTTGGTATAATTATGACTGGTAATATACTCCTGTATACCCATTTGACTTATACGGCTTCCTATCTCCAGATCTTTGTCTGATTAATGATTATTATACAAATTTCTgtaaatgtttatttaaaaaacttacTGTCACTAGTTGAGCTTGGCCGCCTTGCATTCAGAATCTCCTCTGTGATGGGGCACCATAAAGTTAGGTGttttaagtgaaataaattaaaacataaatatcATTGATTTAAAATTACCTTGACATACTGAAACaaagatttttgtttttattatttttgatatggAACTAATGCTGATAAGATAAGTTAGATGAGAAAAGGTGAGAAATTGTTTGCGAGCTCTTCTAGAGGAGTCTTATCAATCCCTCTTCTGTCCCAGATAATTTGCTACCACATAGGTACATTTTTCAATACTTCGATGTAGAATACCCTCCCAGTTTTACGACTATTTGAATTGCAATGGACTTACTTGCTAAGTACAATTGAATGAGACTGAGTATCATCGTACTTTTAACATCCTTTTCAGGAGTTCTTGAGAAAGTAGGAATTCAACCTGAAGTGCAAAGGATTGGTAAATATAAAAGTGCTGGCGATCAACTTACACGCAAAACCATGTCTGATGAAAATTGTGAGATGTTGACCACATTGCTTGATAACATCTACGGGAATTGGCTGGATCACATTTCTTCTACGAAAGGTTTGTTTTATCTCAGATTTTGGCTCGATCATGTTGTAATTAGTATGATTCATGGGTGTCTGCAAATTTACTGCAggaaaaaagagagaagaaattgaaaatttcatCAATGAAGGAGTCTACAAAGTAGAAAGGCTAAAAGAGGAAGGCTtgataacaaatataaaatacgATGATGAGGTAGAGTTAGAGATTTCTCTTTTCTCTATATCATTGATTTAACTTATTCTTTTATCTTATTGTGTTGGTGACACTAAAATAGCTTTGTCAATTGCTATTATGTCAGTATCTATCTATATCTGTACTATCTATTCATACAATACTGTTTGAATGTTGTCTTGTTATTATGTCAACCTGCAGGTTATTTCGATGTTTAAAGAAAAACTTGGAGTTCAAAAGGATAAAAATCTTCCTATGGTTGACTATAGGTAATCAATTTCTTTATGGATTTATGTTCCCTTGTTGCCTCTATGTATGTTATCCTCCAGGAATGGATATTAATGCGACTAAACTTGGTACCCCTTAGATTAGAATTTCAACAATCAATCTCTCATTTCCTTTTATGTTAGACTTAGAAATATAAGGTTTAAATGCAAATAAAAGCATGAATTATAGCGTGTGTTGTAATTTCAACAAAAACTTATAATTCTTGTAATTCGAAAtacaaacttttatatttttacaattcAAATCATCAATTGAAAATCCGATCAATCGGTGCTCGTATGGGAGAACAAAAGGTAAATTTTGTTAAGAACCAACCAATTAACCAAAATTGAATTAATGGAATTACTCTATCTTTTCAACTAAACCGATCGAACTgtcaattttaaccaaaatcaGTTTAACAGAATTAACCAATATCTTAAAATTGCAGAACTTAACCAACAAACTGAATTAGTCAGTTAATATTGGTAATTTGATATaaagaataataatataaaataaatcacaGTCAAAAATCTGTAGAAAATTGATAGTATAATCTTGAAGTTTGAAAATTGACAACTTTACACAAGAAATCTTGGGATCGCTTGTTCTGTCTTATCCACCTCATAATTATACCTGTGAATCTTCTTCTGATAGAAACACTTGCAGTAAACATAAATGGTATTTCCTATTTCTTGGTGAACTGGACTTAAACTTGATAGTGCAATCTTGTTTGTTTTGGATTTGTCATTGAGCACAGTTAAAATTCTGTAGAaattctagaaatttaagcactTGCTAAATCCTTACtgtatttttcatttcaatatctTGATAAGGTCTTGACCCCTCTCTCATAAATGCCCACCTCAAATAAATCTGAAATATCTCgagaatttcattttaatcctCTGAATTCCTAGTTATATCAGTAACTGGTTTCCAAACTTCCTAGCCATATCCTTACtgtatttttcatttcaatatctTGATATGGTCTTGACCCCTCTCTTATAAATGCCAACCTCAAGTAACTGGCTTCTTTTCTTAGATTCTCATCTCCTGGTCCTCCCAATCTTCCCTCCATCCCAGTTGAGATAAATATTTGGCCTCTCTGCTGGTTAAATAAATCATGTATTAAGTATATAGCTGTTAGATGTTATGGATGTCAGTTTGGTCAATttcattcttttaaaaaatattgatgttAAATTTGTGCACAGATCTTTCTGTATGATGCCCAGCAAATTGCATGTACAGGAAATACTCACGAGTTAGGAAATGGACACTTGGTTTAACCGGTGGCAAAGACCAAATAGCAGTGATTAGAGCCTCGGGGAGCATTAGTCGTGTGCGGAGTCCAACAAGTCTACCTGGATCTGGTATTATTGGGGAGCAATTCATTGAGAAAATTCGCCAAGTAAGAGGTATAATTGATCCTATGAGTCTCTTCCTCAATTTAACATGTATAAAACTCTTCCTTCTGCTAATATATAGACAGAATAATTGAATTTCAATCATTGATATTATCTACCATATGTCCAGTGTAATTATATCATACTTTTTGAATGATTAGTGATGACATTTCTCcctttttgttttgttgtgaAATGTATGTCATGTTCCCTCGTCTCTACAGAAGTTTGGAAAATTCTGAACATTAATTTATGCTATTTTTTAAGATAGATTTTGGCCATTCTTTTCTAGTTGAAGGCAGGAAAATGCTAGGTCCATTCACATAAACCTcatagaaatgcataatatcTAGCTTATACATTTGTTAAAATGTAATTCTTCTAATAAGAAGATTAAGGTAGAGAGAATGAATAAAAGTACTTATAGGGTAGGTCACTTGATAAATCATCAGACTTGCCAAGTTTTGAATAAAGGAAAGAAATGGTGAATACCCAAAAGGAATAGTGATCAAATCTGTCTCCCatacttttgttttgttttataactcaCCAAGTCATTAGTTGTCTTACTTTTTTGTACCCGTGACTGATGTTTTGTCAACTATTTTTCTCTCTCCGATTTTAATTTCCTCTAGAGTCGAAAAGATTTAAAGCTGCTATTATTCGGATTGACAGCCCTGGAGGTGATGCCCTTGCTTCTGATTTGTAAGTGGTTCTTTTcttccttttatatttaaagatAAGTGGTTCTTTTCttccttttaaatttaaagataagtggttcttttcttcttcttaaatTTTTCTCTAGTCTCCCTCTTTCCTATTCCTGACTCAAGATTTAAAGGAGCGAAATTGGTTTTGCTAAGTAATGAAAATACACTAGCTGCACTTCAAACATGTAGACAGATCCCACACTCATTTGAAGTTGAATGTAGAACCTCATACTGCATTCAACTCTAtcaatacatattaaatacatGTACCCATTCAATTTTATGCGTCGTTTTCCAATCTAAATGATTCGACTTCTTTCAGGAatcaaattacttaaaattgGCATGTAGATCAAAATTGAACAAAATGCTAGATGCATTTATATTAGCTGTATGATCCTATGATTCAGTGCAATATTGTCATGATTTATTATAAACCTACATTTGCTAACGTGACTTGAGAAATTAGACTTTTGCTTGAGGAAAAAGTAGCGAGAACTTGAAAACAAAATAAGTAAACATAAATTCCAGTTTAAATGCCTCTAACATTTATCATTTACAGAATGTGGAGAGAAATTAGACTCCTGGCTGAAACAAAACCTGTTGTTGCATCAATGTCTGATGTGGCAGCAAGTGGAGGATACTATATGGCAATGGCAGCAGGGGCTATTGTTGCAGAAAATTTAACCTTAACTGGGTCTATTGGAGTTGTCACAGGTGAGCCAAGATCTCTTAATACAAACTAAGTATGGAAATTAAAGAAATCTTTGAAAGTTTAGGAAGCCGTCCGTCTGGACTGGACTGCCTAACTTGGGGGAAGGGGGAAACTACCTCCTTCCCAAGTCATTACTCTAAAGTTAAGTGGATGCTTCAATTTATTGCATAGAGTTCGATGTTATCTTGAACAAGGAGTAATATAAACATGAAAATGTTCAGCTGAGATTTATGGATCTTAATCTATTGAGGTGAAGTGTAAAAGTTGACTAATAGCTTAACAGCAAACCAAgtttaaaagaaagaaaaaaatgctgaaaatgaagaaaaaaaaccagCTCTAAGTACTGAGATTAATGCCTTTATGtttacattttctttttttttcttttataaatgaAAGTGTTCAGTTCCTTAAAATGGTTATTTATAGGGAAGTTCAACTTGGGGACACTATATGAAAAGATAGGGTTCAACAAGGAGATCATATCAAGGGGTAGATATTCTGAGCTACTTGCAGCTGACCAGCGACCTCTGAGGTGAGAAATGTTGTGGTATTTCTCTTACTATACTGGTATGTTTTCTCCGAACTAAT
This window contains:
- the LOC126687182 gene encoding serine protease SPPA, chloroplastic translates to MSKLLLFHSPHLPPIYHTRTITSLLSSSTKPYLHLPPPHSAAYHRPSISPSVFHSFSPFLSRNFSTPRAFDSSSEDAEKELSAEPENVNKINKEDYPTGEFEFKQIGPLNRFLVKIKMLFAFPWQRVRKGSVLTMKLRGQIADQLKSRFSSELSLPQICENFIKAAYDPRISGIYLHIESLNCGWAKVEEIYRHILDYKKSGKFIVCYVPACREKEYYLACGCDEIYVPPSAYFSLYGLTVSASFLGGVLEKVGIQPEVQRIGKYKSAGDQLTRKTMSDENCEMLTTLLDNIYGNWLDHISSTKGKKREEIENFINEGVYKVERLKEEGLITNIKYDDEVISMFKEKLGVQKDKNLPMVDYRKYSRVRKWTLGLTGGKDQIAVIRASGSISRVRSPTSLPGSGIIGEQFIEKIRQVRESKRFKAAIIRIDSPGGDALASDLMWREIRLLAETKPVVASMSDVAASGGYYMAMAAGAIVAENLTLTGSIGVVTGKFNLGTLYEKIGFNKEIISRGRYSELLAADQRPLSPDEAELFARSAQNSYQQFRDKAAFSRSMPVDKMEEVAQGRVWTGKDAASRGLVDAIGGLSRAVAIVKQKASIPQERQVNLVEMSRPSPTLPELLSRGGSSIAGVDTMLKELLQELTVSDGVQARMDGIMFQYLEGASFANPILTLIKDILRSL